The Sebastes umbrosus isolate fSebUmb1 chromosome 23, fSebUmb1.pri, whole genome shotgun sequence genome contains a region encoding:
- the zcrb1 gene encoding zinc finger CCHC-type and RNA-binding motif-containing protein 1, whose product MSGGLAPSKSTVYVSNLPFSLTNNDLHKLFTKYGKVVKVTIVKDKDTRQSKGVAFVLFLDRESAHNCARAVNNKQLFGRTVTASIAVDNGRATEFIRRRNYTDKTKCYECGDTGHLSYACPKNILGEREPPKKKEKKKKKRAEEPEHVEEEQEEESEEEGEDPNLDSLSQAIAFQQARIEEEEVQRKQARMSQEDGGLASTSSDSKKPRIKKSAYFSDEEELSD is encoded by the exons ATGAGTGGGGGTTTGGCACCAAGCAAGAGCACAGTGTATGTGTCCAACCTGCCATTCTCTCTCACCAACAATGACCTACACAAG CTATTCACCAAATATGGAAAAGTTGTAAA GGTTACGATCGTTAAGGACAAAGACACTCGCCAGAGTAAAGGGGTGGCGTTTGTTCTCTTCCTGGACAGAGAATCCGCTCATAACTGTGCGAGAGCAGTGAACAACAAACAG TTGTTTGGCAGAACAGTGACAGCGAGCATCGCCGTAGACAACGGGCGAGCAACTGAGTTCATAAGAAGACGGAACTACACAGACAAGACTAAATGTTACGAATGTGGG GATACAGGTCATCTGAGCTACGCATGCCCCAAAAACATTCTGGGAGAGAGGGAACCTccgaagaagaaagaaaagaaaaagaagaaaagggcTGAAGAACCTGAGCATGT tgaagaagaacaagaagaagaaagtgaagaagagggagaggacCCAAACTTAGATAGTCTGAGCCAAGCCATAGCTTTTCAG CAAGCCCGTATCGAGGAAGAGGAGGTACAGAGGAAGCAGGCACGTATGTCTCAAGAGGACGGCGGTCTAGCTTCAACGTCTTCAGACTCCAAGAAACCAAGGATCAAAAAGAGCGCGTACTtcagtgacgaggaggagctcagtgactaa